aagaatgtcatcagaaactctcgAAAGCtaaaagcaccattttcagtgagaaagttaagtatgacagacttcgtagtcggaataaagacttgcaagaccaacttgattctagtggtgcaagagattatctcaacgaaatacgaaatcttaaagaagaaattgccgaaggtcgtgaTCGGGAAATCATTCTTCaatcaaagctagataacttggagaacattgagatgaacttgttattcgaTTCAGaatgagaagatctcaaagttcaatgtgaatcatccaaggaTGATCTATTCATtgcgcttgaaaaggtcaaaagtttggaagaagaaaactcgagcttaaaagagagtttgtctagaaatagcagctcagataaattaacctcgatattgggagcatgtagatttcatcgtgatacacgaagaTTAGGCTATTAAGGAATAGACGcttctagtatttgcaaagaggtaaaaaatttcaaagctaaagattcttctcaaccaaaaccttccaccgTTGACAAAAATAAAGTATCTCTATCAACTGCTGATAACGAAAAGAGAAAATCCTGTCaagttccaaagcaagcacataaacattcaggtaacactaaacataacttttccCGTTCTACTAAcactgtttttattgtggaaaaccaggtcacttgcaaaggaattgcagatttcttaaacgagataaaatcaGATCTTATTCTgctaagatgacaagatctgatgttccaaactggagaaaaactgagtctcataatatcagctTTTTTagtattccccccaagaagttCCATAGTTATACTGGGaataaaaagaaatacgttgctccaaaagctgctcagaaatgggtaccaaagaagaccaataaagcaacaagtactattaagaagtatctcccagacaagagttcgaaaagggataacatcttaaaaaggtatggaacaattattgaaagtttcaaggaagttgttaaattcctagattccatgtttgattttgtttcgaatacctgtcatgagcaagattttgctcacctcaacacaacctgattgtgttgaaagtgcatcctcaccatgaatccctattaaatgcggtgaggattgcaaaagaattggggcacacatattgtgttgggtaatttctggatatgtggaacaatttattgtttcgagcggagtttatctagcttacatattcctcgaaatatgtgttggtaagcattccctttaaccaagttcatctttacctagtgacgaaagtcatgatatgtttcaataaccttgaaaattgctttgacgagaaatggtttaacaaactatataatgtcctctaagaatgttttaatgattgaaatgagagtttagattatataaccaatggtggacataagaattattgtggaaacacatatatgtacaagttcttattccttgaaccaaagtttgcgaactttgttgatcaatagaactggaagtatggcatgagccaagtacgcgaacttgcaaagttcttaaacccgagaatttctgctggagttggaaAACTATgtgcatgagctaagtccgcaaactggcggaagttctcgacccgagaatttctgctggagtttgtgaactccttccaggaacttaagtccgcgaacttgagttaggttatatctaaagatgattgttttgaacttatacttaaatactaaggaatttagtttgcaaactgtggctataaagttcatgaaccgattcaagtgaatcaaatcatctttgcttcaattgtgtcttgtgtagttacataagatttccttgcaattgaacaactctctaactagttcatttgagtcaattgaactagttatggtgaagaagaatatggttacataccacatgtatgagtcttaattacataacttgatttgtgattagaattcttaaatataacaggttagaagcaattatcaaagccatggatgttggtttttattgtcaaagaatcttttttcatactcttatggtaaccattcttggtgcaAATCCTTATTaaaaagattattcttccttctaagcgtACCAATTCTTtttcatacaagtttgtatcttagaaaatatgatcacaatatttgatcttcatgattacatattgtataTTATTACCATGACATAGTTCTATTGTTtagtaacttgatctcatgagatactttcaatgattggtcctTAGTTCGCATCTCtttgtgggttttctaaaatccaatatataaatccttatctctggagtaaggtcactcttgttgttctttcgggaatgacatcttatgggagagagttcttaaatgaacttgtgcttaattgtcatatctttgtaggGAGAAGCGGGTTTGGAACATGAAGGAGttacttgtatctttataaactccttgctgaagtcactaagtttcgactctgtgatatcgtctaaacaaagttgacatgcttcattcttttggtcatgaagtgtctccgtgaaaatttcatgaggatcccaccagtcttcgtacctttgccaatttatattgacaaaaagggggagaattattttgtagttcacactacatatacatatggtttacgggtcattatgtaagggggagtggttttcatgttgagatggagtattgactaagggggagtgatacatatcaccgtagtattattgtcaaagttgtgatataatgaaactttgatgatgtgtaataatactatgatggatcttcaacaagtacaggatgaacacatgaagagttgaagaaccaaggaaatcaagcttgtcgattttgcttttaacaagtacaaaatccatatgtaaaatggttttgtcactaaaattgacaaagggggagattgtcagagcactgctcggttgaacccactagcgttggtatgtcaagttagttgtcaattctagttgccaaaatgcattcttgatttagcatactaaagatagtttccgactagattaggtctaagaagttgaatcgaagctatccttaaataATGAAGATTGaatactacaagaagacatcaacaagtacttcatcaacaaaggtatgtgattgatttcaattggattcttgttcaattctacctttctaatctatcaagatatatgctcactctatagaacaattccgatgacggtaaatgtacatttatgtatatatacttgaggttatttgattcatgaacttggagacaataacctttatccttataaataatctcatgttatagtgaataagCTTACGAATCCAAGGAGCCAAGAATCacccaattccgagttataacgatgaagttatgagtgatttattaaagttcgttagtagaaaacaatccatgggctgtttgtagtagttcatggacttgggcccaattcgtgactaaaagctatttttggtcaagttggtgatgtttccttgtctaggcaagatggctatgattccaaacacatttgattaccatattaaagtgtttgagataacttttaattccttcctaagttagaatgtgatatattcacataaataaatatttgctatttaattatttaattaatcatttatgcataatatttgtaatttATGAAAGACTctcataattaggagagtcttgaaaaaggaaaatagtcaaaaccctagatttgttTTCAATctaacttttcactataaataaagggttcgtgagtttacacagttttcatcccctttggaatattggcgtaagctttgcaggttgtttccatgtcttttgttcttcgtgaacaagagtgagataaaagtctttgtattggggatcacaaagccaagttggattaaatcttcgtgattgattatacaacttgtaatctaggtttttcacctcttgtctattctaaggttttctcttctgatacaaaaccattcaagagttgttgatcataaaccctaggttttgatagatttcagtttccgatcgtataccaacacttgttagtcgaaatcggagactagaaagaaaaacttctattgaggcgtctcgtaaaaatccttgagaagttttaaacaagatatctatagatttattctagttgttcttgttgtagagttattaggtttctcttccttttattgaagagtataataatccctaatctacaagtttgttttgatattacttttacttagtaattgtttttatcaaaacaaacacaagatttccaaaaccttgattcacatctaaaaggaaatcaaactggtgttttgtgcaaacaaaatatcaaatcgtatcaatcgtgttggtgtatcttttAAAGAGCACCTTGGGTTttgctagaagatttgcgtgaagaatttctaaagagaatcggtattctgctaggagttctacaagtgctgaaggaggtattacatctagtccgaataggtagtaggaaattggtgtaacagcttataatcagtgtgtgtttattctggactaggtcccggggtttttctgcatttgcggtttcctcgttaacaaaattatggtgtctgtgttatttcttttccgcattatattttatttatataatagaaatatcacaggttgtgcgttaagatgaaTCAGTTAttgtatccggcctttgggttgttgagtgaattgattgacacttgaacattggtctttggtaccgttcaagtcaatcctcttatattcaatcggtctcgcaaattcctatttgctgattgcggattgatcaagagatagagatataaaactctttgatatacttttcttaagattgagtctgactgtctagttgattctcttgaaagtatattggagctagtccattcagatttccaaacgaattattgggtgtggttgttagacccccacttttttagTAACATCAATAAATTGCATAGTTCTCAACCTAAAAAATCAGTTTGCGGATAAAAGCACAATTTGACGTTTTTAAGCTTATATTTCACAAACATAGTTTTTCGAAGAATAAAGATTACTTTCATCCTCAAAAGTGATAAGACCTATGAATATCCAATGCTTGAGTTAATACGTTGAAATTTTTCAAGTACAAGCTTGAATTCGGaacttcttctttgtgattcatcatATACTTAAAGGCATAGGACATTGTTCCGGAAGATAGAACAGTAGAAATAATAAGTAAATATGATAGACAGTCTTCACATAACTCTGTTGATGAAGTTGTCACATATTTGTTCCAGTCTTCAATTGTCAAGTATCCAGTGATTTCTGATAGTCAATTAACATGTTctaatcctaatctgagactgaTCTATCAGACTAGTCAATATATAATTTtggtcatctaacattgacaacaagcctgACATACTaatacttgtgggttcaaccgagcgatgctctagtAAGGTTCTTTATTCAAAGAGTTGATACTTGATGTTTTGATCTTTTCTAGTTctatgattatttattttttgtaatatatattttttccGTTAATTCTAATGTCAAACTTATATTTGAATTTTCTGCAAAAATTCCTCAATTACCACGATCGCAGCAATGGGACAACCTCTAGAAATAATCAAGGAATTAGTGGCGGAAACATGGGACGTGCTTATAGCGGTCAGAACAGTGACAAACAGATAATGGACAACAATTTACTTGGAATCAAACTCACAAAACCTCGTTTATTTCACCACAATTCGGATCGAGACGCCATTGTACTTGCAAGATATGGTCAACAAAATTAGAGGCCAAATGCGATCCATTCTGCATCATATAATCCACCGCCAACCAGACGTCGGTTGCACTAGCAAATCTAGCGGCTGACATAAATCAACAAAAATCTTTTAAAACTAACTTTTGGGAATACGTAGGCCTTCTTTCCAAGATTATATATAATTGATGACTCCAAAGGTTGTACCGTACCTACGCGTaatttctttttagtttaaaTCAATACAATATGATTAAAAAGAATATAGTCAAATTTGATCTTCTTCAAGTGGCATAGTTTTACTCATTATCAAATTTTATATGAATTTACTGGGAAGAAGAATATCGAAATTAATTTGAAGAGAATTGATCTTCTCAATGATTCTAATGTTCTTACATAAAAATTATAAGAAAGTAGATAGCTAGATAGAAAGCAGTAGGCCATGTTTACAAAACAAACATCATTCAATAACAGCTAAATAGTATCTATCAACCACTATGTAAGAGCACTAAAACAATCAAGCTGTAAGAAAAGAATTAAAATTTTGGGCCCAAACAATGTGATGCTCTAGGCAATAGCCTAGCTGGTAAGAGGCCCTGTTCATTAATACAAATACATTCTCCCAAAGAAAACGCTTCTTACGCGATACGTTCTCCCTAAGGAAACACCTTACACGGTACATGTGCTTAATACTTGGTGAACATATATGCACGTCAATCATACTTCTAATAACGATTCCGTTGTTACCTTTTATGGTTACCATGCCGCCTTGAATTCCTTCTATGACTGGCCCATCTCGCTTTAATATGTATCTTATCGCCTACTACGCCTAATTCTGGTAATAACTCTACCTGCTTTTGGTCAGAATTTGCAGTAGAAATATCCCCTCTAATTCTGGCAGATTCGGCCAAAAGGTCCAATATCAACATCTCAGTAGTTTTTGTGGTTATCCCCCTTAGATACCAGGAAATTGGTGGTGGTGGAACAATAGCTGGCTGTACTAGTTGTTGTAAACTAACAATTGATCCAACTCGTCCTTTACCCCCAGTGCACAGATCATAGTCAGCCCATGTTTTCGGCTTCAAAGGAAAGCACATTTTTTCATCAACAAATAGAGGTTCCACTTTCCAGCACCCTTCAAATCTTTCCATAAAACCAGTTTTCACTTGCTTGAATTTCATCTGAGGAGCATAAGATTGATCGAGAATGTAAACAAATGATCAGTCACGAAATTAAAGTTAGTTCTTAACTGGTATCCTATCAGTATATGGCATGTTGCTCTAAGGCCGTTAACGATAACGATGCTGGTTTAAAGAAAACCTTTCATCATTGACGTGGCTCTCATCATTGATAAACACAAGCGGGAAAACATAGATTCTAAGGTTACCCAAAGAGGCTAAAAAAATATTTAGCTGACAATTGCTTTTACAAATTTTATGCAGATGACAGAAACTTTCACTTACCGAGTGATCCTCTCTGTTTTGGTCAACCATAACATGGACAGCTATGGTTCCCGACCACCAAAGAAACTTCCACATAGCTGCTTGCTCCACCTCGACAACCTGCCTTGAACCCTCATCAACCAATACCTTTCTGGATATAACTTCCTGAAACAGAGTTCATATTAGTTATCAAGACAAGATAATGATTGGATAGACAACTACATCTTTAAATGTAGAAGCTTATGCTATAGACATCCTACCCTGCGGCAACAAGTTCCAACTCAAGAGAAAGAATGGAAGAGAATAATGTAACTAGCAATTACTTTGATATTTTTGAAGACCCTTCTGTTGTCAGGGTCAGTGACAATGTCATAGATTGCATCTGGTGGCAAACCGACTTTGACTTTCACACTAAGGTTGCATAAAGAACCTTTTGGTACACTAACCTGCCAccacaacatcaacaaaacaaaaGACAACGTTGGAGTTATTAGTATTGCTTCGTAAGCTGAACCATATCTGCATTGTCATCTTTCAAATAATAATATCAGTTAAAGCGCATTCTAAGCACAAAGCTACTTAGTAAACTATATTGGATAACAATTCACTTGATGCATCAGAAAGACCTTTTCATATACTTTGATATATGGAAACATAAAGAGATGAATTATTGTAAGTTTTTAACACTTCAACACCTGAATTTCAGGAGATTCGTCAACCCAAGTGGGATTATTGTTCCAAGCCTTCAATTGCCTATCCAAGTCGTGTTTCCGAGTAGCAAATGAGTTATTCTCCTTTATAATAATAGAATTCGCTCCAAGCTCATCTTTCGCTGAGTTCTTGAAATGTGACTATGACatcaagaaaaaagaaatatAGTCAAGTCTAGGAACAATAGTTAACCACTTGAAGAGACTTAGAAGAAAATAACCACCTTCAAACAATTTTGAAGCTTTTGCGGAATTTGAACAAAAAACGAAGGAAACGCTATATCAAAGGCTTTAGGACGTTTATTACTAAGGGAACCCAAACTTGATCTACTTTCTCTCCCGTCTTCCATTAAAGTGTGTATCTTATCTGATCAATATTGTtggataaaataaaaaagaaaattaattagCTGCTTATTTTGGAGCATTTCCAGCATGGGACGAATTcaacaatcataaaaattataACACAAGTATAAAATACATGAATCGAAACCCACATCACTACAGATAATTAATTTAGGATGTAAGCGTTTGACAGAGAATATGGAATAAATTTTGAGCTTCGGGACTAGCAAATgaaaaattaaaaccctaaatagTAACTGAAACTCTATTAGGGAGATAATTTACTTACTGGAGTTAGAATTATGGATCTGATTGATTGATAGGCTCCATATCCAGAATCTCAGTTTGTACCCAGGAACCCTTTAACGGGGACTCCAAGGAGACTGTATAGAAACATTCACGTGTGCAAATGAAGATAACTCTGTGAAAAGGCTCTGATATCTACACCCCAAACAGCTTGCGTGAGTCTGACTTGGCTTCATGAGGAAGTGAGTCAGATGGTGACGGCAATCTGACTATTTTAGTTTCTAAATTCAAACTTGAGTCAGACAGTTCAAAATTAAGAACTCCCAAGTGACGGAAAAGAACAGAATTTCTGATATCAATATACTGAACAAGTGTTTTTTATTCCAGCATCTAAATCAAATAATAAATGAAAGAACAATTCTATCGATATACTGAACATTGTGTTATTGAAGCAATAAGCAACATGTATCAGGGTTACATACAAGGATTCAACTGTAAACAATGGTACGCCACTACGCGTAAAATGGAAATTACATCCATTTTCTTTTTTAGTACATTGTAAATGCTTGTTGAGAAGAATCGTTATATAGATTCTCAAAGCATTTAGAGGTATATCGCATGTACAATTAACACTTGGTCATTATCTCAGCACCATCTTCGGTTATTAGTAATGTGTGTTCAAACTGAGCAGAAAGACTTCCATCAGCTGTAACAACTGTCCAGTCATCATCCCACATAACAGGATTATAGCTACCCATTGTCAGCATTGGCTCTGCAAAAAGGAGTAATGTAATTTATTAGACTCAAAAGGCTTTAATAAATACTCAAAGTCAGCAAGTCACCAACATTGTAGTGCCAACAAAATAAAGATTGAGCAGGACAACGTTAAACTAATGCCCAAAGATTATTACCAATAGTAAAGGTTTGACCTAATACCATTCGTCCAGCATCGTTGTTTCCTAGTAAGAGAAAAATAACAACGTTAACTCTACGAGACCAAACTATGAAAAGACTCAACAGTAAGATTGAACGGCCAACCTATCTATCCATGTCAAATATTATAGCTTCAATTTGATAATTCGAATCTGGAAATCATAAAGCACATACTGTAATGTAGAACTACTGGATCAGCGTGAAAAACCTTTCCAACCCCATGGCCAACAAACTGTCGAACAACACCATATTTATGTTTATCTGCATGATCACTTCAAAATGCTTTTAACTGTGAGGATTGGATATTATACATACACAAGGAAAACTTGAAGATTCAAATGCCAAAAGGAAAATTTTGTAAGATACAGTACAACTTACTGTATCGCTTTGCCAATTTTCTTGTATTCGACTCCTGGTGCGCATATTGAGATTGCTCTGTCTAGACATTCCTTAGTTACCTAGAGGACAAACACAACTATTAATTTTTGTTTTGCAGAATCCAGATAGATAAACCTACAAAACTACGAAATTGGTTTTGACAGCACAGTTCTCATTTTTAGCAGTATGGGGTAAGATAAGGACcagaaattaattttttttgaagacaATAGAAAGAATTCGATAAAGGGAAGAGTTTTAAGGTAAAACAAAAAACTATGAGAAAATGGTTAAGACGCATAGTACCACGCCAACTGGCCTACTTAGCAGCCTCCAGAGATTTACCTGAACGAGATTCCGTGCATTGTCGTCAACATCGCCACAAAAGAAAGTAGCGGACGTATCTCCATGATAGCCCTACACAAAATGATAATTCACACACATCAATATAAAAAGGCTTTAAAATGGAAAGAAACAGACAAGCAAATCAGAAACCACTCTTTATAATACATGAAATCTCGTCTCAATAACAGATTGACAGGATAAAAAGGCCCTAAATCTCTATTAAGGCAACAAAAGCATGTTTCACTTGTTTAATATGAGATATGCATCTAATAATTCCATATACTTCAAATCAAAGAAGTGGAAGAACATACATTCAAATAGACAGTGACATCAATGTTGATTATGTcgccatcctgcaaaggaatgtGTGCTCTCATCAGTTCTTAAACTTCAATGTTGTTTGCATGGGTCAATAAATATAGATATGAACGAGCAGATGCAATGATGCACCTCAAGTGCACGCGAATCCGGTATCCCATGGCAAATGCATTCATTCACTGATGTGCAAACACTCTTTGGGAACCCACCATAGCCCAGAGGCGAAGGATATGCCCCGTTATCTATAATCATTTGGTGAACagcttcatcaatttcatcaGTCTTTAGTCCTGGCTGCCagtagaagcaataatcaaaaaaattaggtgaaaccaaattgattctCCAACTGCCTACATGAAATCCTAATCAAGTGTTTTCAACCTACTATTTGCATTTCCCATACCATTATTAAGTTACTAAGTAAAAGTGACTAACCTAATGCTACAGGAGCACACAAGAAAAGGCAAGAAGCTTTAAGcttaagaaaaatatttgttaCATGAAACTGTTGGGAAGTGAATTAATATAGTTTGAGTTCACTATGCGACCACATAGAACAAAGTAATGTTGAGAAAAGAAAcacttcaacaaaaaaaaaaaaaaaaaaaaaacaagacttCAGGGGGAATATTTTAGAGCTCGTTA
This DNA window, taken from Papaver somniferum cultivar HN1 chromosome 3, ASM357369v1, whole genome shotgun sequence, encodes the following:
- the LOC113356816 gene encoding uncharacterized protein LOC113356816 codes for the protein MEDGRESRSSLGSLSNKRPKAFDIAFPSFFVQIPQKLQNCLKSHFKNSAKDELGANSIIIKENNSFATRKHDLDRQLKAWNNNPTWVDESPEIQVSVPKGSLCNLSVKVKVGLPPDAIYDIVTDPDNRRVFKNIKEVISRKVLVDEGSRQVVEVEQAAMWKFLWWSGTIAVHVMVDQNREDHSMKFKQVKTGFMERFEGCWKVEPLFVDEKMCFPLKPKTWADYDLCTGGKGRVGSIVSLQQLVQPAIVPPPPISWYLRGITTKTTEMLILDLLAESARIRGDISTANSDQKQVELLPELGVVGDKIHIKARWASHRRNSRRHGNHKR
- the LOC113356815 gene encoding methionine aminopeptidase 1D, chloroplastic/mitochondrial-like; protein product: MVCTSSLQPRLFSTFVGDRLTHSKLPLHQLFHNNSRGTDYVPLQLSKTYCSLTDLFFNKRNRNNLQNNKRKRLEPGKVSPRRPVPEHILRPPYVQSKQSPGIASGLEIHDENGKECMRASGRLAAQVLQYAGTLVKPGLKTDEIDEAVHQMIIDNGAYPSPLGYGGFPKSVCTSVNECICHGIPDSRALEDGDIINIDVTVYLNGYHGDTSATFFCGDVDDNARNLVQVTKECLDRAISICAPGVEYKKIGKAIHDHADKHKYGVVRQFVGHGVGKVFHADPVVLHYRNNDAGRMVLGQTFTIEPMLTMGSYNPVMWDDDWTVVTADGSLSAQFEHTLLITEDGAEIMTKC